The following are from one region of the Peromyscus leucopus breed LL Stock chromosome 18, UCI_PerLeu_2.1, whole genome shotgun sequence genome:
- the LOC114702986 gene encoding translation initiation factor IF-2-like: MSERGASRAREGRTRHRGSEWSPLRETRRRRRLHIWRPGRARSAHRPPGRPPQSAERPARWRRCQGRRWCSREEGRGWLRAPGGECYVGRRAPRPRARRTRRRGGAGGERGAGARVSPPPRRATAQGGGGVRVAVSPFVRRGAGPGGGQGRFVLTGRGRTVPGGVGWGGVLSALVPSPGVPHSPSAATAGDLPLAWAHRPRIKLAGPGGRRGDYARSPGGPGVRAVARDCILPGPSFMFVMVSRRPPGPRELGEAGERRPGGVGLPATRVRRANREERLVCPASCLTALALPLHSGVPPALRIPSVFTPVHLSPHTGLRQQTACARTPPCCQSHGLKHLRTQIAPPPPPLRSALDNLISKLH; the protein is encoded by the exons ATGTCCGAGCGCGGGGCGAGCCGGGCTAGAGAGGGCAGGACCCGGCACAGGGGCTCAGAGTGGTCCCCGCTGAGGGAAACCAGG CGGCGGCGGAGACTGCACATCTGGCGCCCCGGGCGCGCACGCTCGGCGCACCGCCCCCCCGGCCGGCCGCCGCAATCTGCCGAGCGTCCGGCGAGGTGGCGGCGGTGTCAGGGGAGGCGGTGGTGTTCgcgagaggaggggagagggtggcTCCGCGCGCCGGGAGGGGAGTGTTATGTGGGGCGCCgcgccccccgcccccgcgccAGGAGGACGCGCAgacggggcggggcgggagggGAGCGCGGGGCGGGCGCCCGGGTGTCCCCACCTCCGCGTCGGGCCACCGCGCAGGGAGGGGGCGGGGTGCGTGTCGCCGTTTCACCCTTTGTGCGGCGCGGCGCAGGCCCGGGCGGCGGCCAGGGGCGCTTTGTCCTCACCGGGCGGGGACGGACGGTcccgggtggggtggggtggggaggggtcctCAGTGCGCTCGTCCCCTCCCCGGGCGTCCCGCACTCACCCTCCGCAGCCACTGCCGGCGATCTGCCGCTGGCTTGGGCCCATCGGCCCCGGATAAAGCTCGCGGGGCCCGGAGGCCGCAGAGGCGACTACGCACGGAGCCCGGGTGGCCCAGGCGTGCGCGCGGTGGCCCGGGACTGCATCCTCCCCGGGCCATCCTTCATGTTTGTTATGGTGTCGCGGCGGCCACCAGGCCCGCGAGAGCTGGGGGAGGCCGGGGAAAGGAGGCCCGGCGGTGTTGGGTTACCGGCG ACTAGGGTCAGAAGAGCGAACAGGGAAGAGCGACTGGTGTGTCCCGCAAGTTGCCTGACCGCTCTGGCGCTTCCTCTGCACTCTGGGGTTCCGCCCGCCCTCCGCATTCCTTCTGTCTTCACTCCTGTCCACTTATCACCTCACACTGGACTCCGGCAACAGACTGCCTGCGCGAGAACCCCTCCCTGCTGCCAGAGTCATGGCCTGAAACACCTCAGGACTCAGatcgccccccccccgcccccgctccGCTCTGCACTTGATAATCTTATCTCCAAACTTCATTGA